Within the Hevea brasiliensis isolate MT/VB/25A 57/8 chromosome 2, ASM3005281v1, whole genome shotgun sequence genome, the region ATTAGTGCTATTCTAATTTTTCGCATGAAGAgattaaaataaaaaggaaaatctAAAATAACTTGAAGGGAAGGGAATtggtataattttttaatattgaggtagaaattaatttcaaataaacTTCAATAACaagaaaattttatatataattaatttgatttaatttaaaattaagactTACTTATCACTAAATTTCTAAAAAATAATAAGAATTTCACAAAAGCTAGCTAAGCTCTAGGCTAAATATCTTCGCCCTCTCGCTAACCCTTAGAGAGAAACTTCTCTTTCGCTTTTCCTTCCTTTTGCGCTTCCTTTTTAGGGCTTAGCCCTTGGTGCCTGTCGTTCGTCGATCTTCCTTTACCTCTGCAGACAGGCAGGGGAAGGTTGACCTTCCTGTTGCTCGATAGTGAGTTCGCTCTTCCCACTATTGGGTGGGTGTAAATATCTCTTTTGTTTTTGGGTTCGGCAGATTGGAGCTTTTGAGAGAGAGTTTTTGGGTTTGATTTGTGTTGCATTTGCTGGGTGCATGTGTAGGTTGATGTTGAATGGTGAAACTCAAAGCTGCTCTCTTGCATGTGTTGTTGCCTAGACAGAGGCCTTCGGGCTGTTGCTTTGATTACTTGTTGGAGAGAGGGTATGGCGCGAATGAGACAGTGATGACCCTTGTCATCGTCGCCCTTTGCTTTCTGCCGGTGACCCGCGGCTTCTGGTCTGCTCTTGGTCCCATGGCTTGGTTCTACATTTGGTTGTGCCCTACTCCACCTTGCAATACTTTGGTTGGTCTAAGGACAACCTTCTCATGCCTTGCTTGCCACTGCTCTGAGATGGGTGCTTTTGTTACTGGATCTTGAACGAGTTCCAGACCCGGATTGCTTAGATTAGGATTAGCTGGTTACTAGGACTTTGGGCTCAATGTTATTGGGCTAAGGTTGTTGGAAGATTTAGAGGCTTTATGTTTTGGGCAATAAGCCTTGTAAAGTTGGCTTATTTAAGCTTTTGTAGCTGGGACTGTAGCAATCTAATGAATATCTTATCttcgaagaaagaaaaaaaaaaaaactccaggCTGAGTCTTCCTTTTGCCTGGCAAAAGTAGACCTGTCTTTGTATGCAAGATCAGCTAGGACTAGGACCTTAAAACTGGAATTTTCTGATGTGAGAAAATCCATATTTTGTTTGACGTGTCAGTTTGGGCATCGTTAGATTGGATTAGAAAGAAGAAGTGGAGGCATCAAGGGCTATGCCAACACCAGTGTCACACACGTCAGCTCTTGCCACGTAAAAAATACACATCGCAAACACGAACATCTAACCCATTATTCTTCCAAACACAAGCACCTACTTCACTCCATTAGAAAGCCACCTGATTCATCATGGAATGTATTTACAGCATGGCATGGATGTCAAATTCGAaagtttctttaaaaaaaaaaaaaagaaaataattagaatttCGTGAGAGTGATAGAATGAAGTTATCATTCCGTCACACGGCATATTCACTGGTTGCATGAACCTTGCAACTACATAAACAAGTATACGTATCCATTTGGGCTCCAAACAATATATTCCCAATCTGTTGTCCATACAAGAAAGGAGATGAAATGTTAATAACAAACaaaaattttttagaaaaaattatgaaaaaaaatgtCAACCTAATATATGCGATTGAGCCACTTATTAGGACATGAAGCATGCTTGTTTTTCTCATACATTAACAAGTCTACTTTCTATGTAATTACACTAGTGggtataatattaataaatatatatatatatatatatatatatatatatatatatattatttattcgaTGCACACTCTATATATACATACATTCTCCTAATTAAGCCAGGCATCTCTTGGTCTTAATTTGTGCGGGAGAGTGATGGATTCAGGATCAGCTTGTAATAAAGAAAGTACTGATATGGTCCGGACAGGGATGAAGATAATATTGATGGTAGTATTGGTGGGTTATGTTATGTTGTGGATTGTGATGCCCACTAACACTTACCAACAAAAATGGCGTCCTAACATGCAAATCCATATTAACTCTACTTTCTTTGGACTACAAGGTTTGGATATTCCTTTCTTTGTCCATTGACTCTAGTTAACCATGATTTTGTGTTTCTAGTTTCTTttattctttcattttttttttaaaaaaaaaagaaatgctaTTTACTTTTCCACACCAAAGATAAATTCTAAGTTATGTAATCAGCTAGTTATTAGCCATCCTCCACTTTGAAAGAAAGTTTTTATCTCCCATTATATAGTTCGCTAACTAAAGTctttattgaattttaaaaaaaaaaaaatctaagttaGATGCATTTAATGTTGAATATCTTGAGTACTTCttattctaaaattaattttctttaaatgaaatgtgtttccttataaattatgatgaaataGGCACTAATTACAAGTTAAAAAGAGAAAAAGTATGCCAAAGAATATACGTGAGAGTGATAAACTAGGCTATGATGACAACCAGCCCATACAAAACAGAGTCAGGCGAGctccaacacacacacacacacacacacatctgTTTCTTCTTTACTGCAGATTTGCTTGGCCAGTACTTGTGTGTCTGAGAGAGAAACCTATATGGATTCGGTGGTGGTGAAAAAATCACCTCCTTCTCACAAAGGGATTAAGATGCTCCGAGCTGCTATAAGACTACTATTAATACTGGTGTTGGTGGTGTATCTCATGTTGTGGTTTATCATGCCCACTAACAAATATCGATTGTCTAACATCCGAAAGAAGTTTAATTCTTCTTATTTTGGCAAACAATGTCTGATTCCTgtagttagtttttttttttttttttttggagcttATGTACGGGTTTAATGTTTCAGGTGCAACGCTTTTGGTGTATTTCTTCCCCATTCTTTTTGTTGCTGTGTTGGGCTGTGTTTATCTCCATCTGGGAAGGAGGTCCAATCATTGTAATTTCGAAAGGTAATCATAAATCCATTACTGGGTAACCTTTCCTTTTTTATTTACTGTTATAATTAACTTTTCCTCTAATGACTGGTTTATCCACAGCAACAGCAGAAAGCACCTCTTGGCTACATGGAAGAATCCGATGGTAGTGAAAGGCCCTCTGGGAATCGTTTCTGGAATAGAGCTGGCCTTCTTGATCATGTTTGTTGCACTGTTGATTTGGTCTTTATCAACCTATTTGCGTAACAGCTTTGCTACTATCACTCCACAGTTGACTGCAGAGAGTGGGGAGAGACAGTAAGAATTCAATTACAGGCTAATCatctatgtgtgtgtgtgtgtctatatatatatatatatatatatatggcaaagttttaaaatttggAGGACTGTTGAATGCTGATATGGTTTATGTAGATGGGAAGCTAAAATGGAGAGAGCTGCCCTTAGTCTAGGGTTGGTTGGGAACATATGTCTGACATTTCTCTTCTTCCCGGTGGCTCGTGGGTCATCGGTCCTGCCATTGTTTGGGCTGACCTCAGAGGGTAGTATTAAGTACCATATATGGCTTGGTCACATGGTGATGGCATTCTTCACCGCACATGGACTTTGTTACATCATCTATTGGGCCGCTACGAATCAGATTTCAGAGGTAACCAACTTATTTATCATCTTCTTTGTAGCAAAGGCCACAATCCCACGTAATTAACGGAGTTGGCGATTATATGATTATCTGATGGGTCGTTTTCTAGGCAAAGAATCTAGTGGGCAGAGCCTATTTTGCAATATGAGGGTGATAGTATGGGCCTGTGGGGTGAGGAGGACCTGATCTGTTTCTGTTCCATTCCGTTCTGTTTGGAAGAGAATATGGCTTCATGAAGGAAGCCcaactccattttttttttcatttagcgGACAAACTTTCATTGCAGATGCTGAAATGGGCTAAAGCTGAGATATCCAATGTGGCTGGGGAGTTATCTTTGCTGGCTGGGTTGGGCTTGTGGACAACAACCTTCACTCGCATAAGGCGAAAAATGTTTGAGCTCTTCTTTTACACTCATCATCTCTACATCCTCTTCATGATTTTCTTTCTATTGCATGTTTCCATCTCTTTCTCCTGTATTATGCTCCCTGGATTTTACCTCTTCTTGGTCGATCGTTTCCTGAGATTCTTACAATCACGACAAAGAGTTCGTGTAATCTCAACCCGCATTTTGCCTTGTGAAACTTTAGAAATCAACTTCTCTAAAAGCCCAGGTGAGAGATTGCAATCTATTAGACTTTCATACAAATGATAATCATATTGATAGTCGATGCGCTTTTAATTCTTGTTTTCTAATTTGAACTGCTAGGTTTGAGTTATAATCCAACGAGCGTTCTGTTCATAAATGTGCCTAGCATTTCTAAGCTGCAATGGCATCCTTTCACAATCACTTCTAATAGCAACTTAGAACCTGGGATGCTGAGTGTTGTGATTAAAAGTGAAGGAAGTTGGTCCAAGAAGCTCTACCAGATGCTTTCATCTCCTTCCTCAATTGATCATCTTGAAGTCTCAGTTGAAGGACCTTATGGACCTTCTTCCACTGACTTCCTAAGGTTTGCACCATACGAGAAATTAACAATacgtttttcttgtttatgagtgaAATTGTGGACTGATATATCTATTCATTTAGGCATGACACTCTTGTGATGGTGAGTGGAGGCAGTGGCATTACTCCTTTCATATCTGTAATTCGAGAACTCATCTTTGCTTCCACAACATACAAATGCAAGACTCCACAAGTAATCCTAATTTGCTCGTTCAAGAACTCTTCAGACCTAACCAGGCTAGACCTCCTACTTCCAATATCTGGCACTCCATCAACAATTTCCAGTATACAGCTAAAAATTGAGGCTTATGTTACGAGAGAGAAAGAACCCTCAATCAATAACTTGAAGCTTCTTCGAACTATATGGTTCAAGACCCACCCAACAGATGCACCTGTTTCTGCCATTTTAGGGCCCAAAAGCTGGCTTTGGCTTGGAGCAATAATATCATCTTCTTTTATCATTTTCCTCATCATAATTGGCCTTATTACCCGATATTACATTTTTCCTATCGATCACAACACCTGGAAAGTTTTCTCGTACTCTTTCCGATCTTTTCTTAATATGTTAGTAATATGCATTTGCATAGCCATGACAGCAAGTGCAGCCGTTTTCTGGAACAAGAAAAAAAATGTAAGGGAAGCGAATCAGATTCAGAATATTGAAGGGTCCACGCCAAGTAGATCACCGGGCTCAAGGTTATATGATGCTGAGAGAGAATTGGAAAGTCTCCCTCATCAGTCCCTTGTCCAGGCTACTAATGTCCACTATGGTGAAAGACCTGATCTGAAGAGTAAGTAATTAGAAATGATTCAGTACCTGTTTTACTTAATAGAATTTTAGAGTTATTTGATTTTTGCTAGCATAGTAGATAAACTCTTATTCATTCTTTTGCGTTTAGGAATACTATTTGATTGCAAAGGATCAAGTATAGGAGTTCTTGTTTGTGGTCCGAAGCAGATGAGACAAGAGACTGCAGCCATATGTTCATCCGGATTGGCAGATAACTTGCACTTTGAATCCATTAGCTTTAGCTGGTGATCTAAATCATCTttgctatttttttttccttttcttttttctcctttGTTTTGTACAAGGAGAAACAAGTGGGTTTCATCTAGTTCTTTTGCGTCTTTCGTGGTTGTTGTTGCTGCTGTTAACATATATATGCAAGTATTTTCTTCAACCAAATTTCTGAGCCATTTCATTCTCCACGCGCTCTAAAACAGTGATTGTAGAACACTCACtttgtttctgttgagtttgcgcTTCATGTTTTAGAAAATAGAACAAATTTACCCTATAAAATCTGCAGGTTGGTGAAATGTTTTGAGTAGGGGTGGCCTCCGTCCGATTTTGAACCAGAATCGAACCAGAACTTGTTCGGTCAAAATCGGATTAAAATCGATCAAAATCGAAACCGACTTTGAACCGGACCGAAACCGTACTTCTGTggttttggttcaggttcatattttttaagaaccgtGAACCGACGGTTtcgaaccggattgaaccgacgaTTTTAAACCGGATTAAACCGACGATTTTAAACCGGATTAAACCggtgatttaaatataaaaaaattcaataaatatgttaagtcattcctaattcatttatatatatcattaattccctacacaattattctctacattttcttcaatttttaatattttttcaatttttctcaaattctctaaataattattttctacactcattttaatttccaatactctttcaattttcctactttattattttatatacttattgaaatttttaatactatttcaattactttattattattttaaatccccaataaaatttttaataccctctattttaattttttttctcttttataatttttaatcatcaattattatataattttttaaaaaaggcaagtaataaaactagaaatttttattcctctaaatcctaaaaggatatataggcaaaattaagtttatacactttttgctaatttcttttaaaaaaattaatttcatctctaattttttaatcaGGATCaagtttttatttattaaatttttcttaaagataaattattttctttctttttttttcttattttattttgattgaaagatttctaagaaaaattaaaatattttttcaaatataacttaaattttgaataaataaaatttttctctaatttttttttatctaagctACCCTTAAGCCATTCCTAAACCGCTTCCAAACCGTCTTCCAAACTGTTTTGAACCATTCTTTTTCGAACCGCTCttcaaaccgttttaaaccgggACTCAAACCCGAACCGGCGGCTCAAGAAACATCTTCCAAACTGTCCCCtaacggtttggttcaggttcattaTTTCATTGAACATAAACCGGTGATTCAGGAACCGTAACCGACAGTTCTTGAACCGTGACTACCCCTAGTTTTGTGTGAGTaatcattttattataatttttttttgttgagCACAACGCTGAaatgtctattccttgcctttgccaCACAAACTTTTTACAGCTAGAACTTGGCTGCGTCTTTATATAGAACGACAAGTCAATTGAAACAGCAGAACATTTAGTGGTTAAATGAGAAGAAAACCTGAGCACGGGATTCCAATAATATGCTGATTGCTGCCTTTGGAATTGCAGAAGACGATATGCAGAGCTTCATTCTTCTCTTAGTTTCTATCTCTACAAGATTCTCTTGTCAAAATtcagaaatgaaataatggtaaaAGTCGGAAATAAATTTAATCATCGATATCCAAAGGCTTAAGTAGATGCAGTTAATCTGAAAAAGTAATTTCATTTAGACAGATtgctttatttataattatacaacaaaattttttttattaaaaaaaaaaaagagaaagtatACACATATGAAAACTATAGAACTAataataacaaaattaattatgtaaAAAAGAACTGCCCTAGAAGTTCAACTGCGTTATCTACAAGAATGACTTTCTATTTATCACCCCGACAGTTTTCTGGGCTGCTCATTTGTACGCGGTGGAGCAACAAATGCTCATATACTGGAACATGGTTTGCCTGGGATGCAGTGCTCATGAATTTTATCTCTATCTTGACAAAAATCACTTTGATGGTTGCCAAACTTGACCTCACTTCTCTTCCAAATTTGAGTCAGATGTCAATCTCTCCTCCAAGTTTTCAAGTAGATCTTGGTACTCCACAAATACAGGGTGTGACTGAAGCACACATCAAAAGATGTGATATTTGTATATGAACAACACCACAATTATTATCATTAATCagaaaaaaatttgagagatGCATACCTGAAGGGTGATGCTATATGCGTTCCACAACCGCAAGTCATGCCGAAAAAGATCAAAGAGAACCTGCATAAACCTCGCAGAAAAAAGGGCCATTCAAAAGACCGAACTTCATGACATAAGAATCATATTTATCTACCCAGCTCTTTGATGCAATTCTAATGGCAACTATGACTTGCATTTGCACATGTAGAGATGTGGGGGAGTAGGGGCAAGTTGAGacataaatttttaattgaaacaaGGCTTTCGTTGGCAACCATTATCAACAAAAGATCAAGCTCCAGTGCATACATGAGCAAGTAATTAGCAGTTCTTTAATCCAACTATTTGCAAACAACCATCCAATGAAGGCCCAAAGAATGAAATATCTGGTGCTGTTTCCTAGAATACAGGAGCACCACTTACCAATGCACTATGCAGCCATTATTAATACTGTGTTACAGTAAAAGGCAGTAGAAACATTCCATTTTTTACTAGAACTAGAGAAATTGCACATAGGAGCTTGACCATTTCCAGAGTGAACATAATTCAACCTTGAGATGAAAGCAAGATAAGCCAAGCAATTCCAAGTATGCTAAAACAATCAAAATGAGAAGGTGTAAATGCCAAAATTTGAATCAGGTCAATCATACCTCAGATCGTCTTAAGAGAGTGGCTAGGACAACTATCCACTCCTTGAACTTGACAGAACACATATGAGCCAAAAGAAACTCAGCATCCAACCGACTCTGCAGTGTTTCCATTTGGAGCTGGAGAACATAAAATACAAGTTCTAACAAGAAGAAAAAGGAGAAAACTATACAATTTATGGTAAGCCTGATCAGAACTTGATCATAATTGAATTTTCTTCAGGGAACATGCAACATATAATACTGATTCATTATATATGCATAATTTGTTCACATGCCTCAAAAAATGCTAAACAGTCGCACCAGTAAAAATATTTTGATTTCAAATATTCTATTAAACACTAAGAAGAGTTGCTAAAATTAGTCTAACAAATACCACCAAATGAgctctcaaaatttttcatgttGGTAAAAAACTTGTTTACTTCATCACATGCTCTCTCTCTGTGTAAAAACCCTATATTAAGCAgtctatgcattctactgttctggtgactggtgtctgtccggacagtcaggatgtctagccATATATTTatatcacctagaaaagccctgaacaaaaattaatagtaattaccagaagataaaatataaataagaaaaacagagcataaaaagttaaatgagccgagggtcacagcgatgggtgaccacaccgggaagtaactgcgaggtcagtcctaaTCCTAATCCTAATTTTGAACAGGAAATTGTGACACCGCAATCTTAAGGACTATTGTGAAGCTAATGGAAAAGaggaaatcacagaaaagagttgataagtaagtcaaataataAAATCAGGACTCCGGAAGAAATaccggattatttgcaaaccggatcaatcCGGCGATGGGCAaactggtcaattcacccttagaggtgacttatgacctaactgtctaataaaatgtgagaaattaaaattgtgatatatataattaaattgaagaagtgaggaaaaaaaaaaagaaaaaagaaaagaaaagaaaataaagattaatgacatcatacatgacagcataaagctataattaaaatttaagaaattatggGATAAATACAATACAAAAGGGACCAATAAATattaaaggataaaaaaaaaacaaaatagttatcttcttcttcaacctcctTGTCGCCCCATTTCATtcatctctctcttctctctttctttccaccattaacaacaccACTAAGCTCTAACactccaatttcttccataaatcacatGCTAAATTAATAGAAAACATTCAATTGACACTTGATAGAAAGAATTGAAGCAAAAGAAACAAGAAAAATTGAAAGGATTTTGAGAATTGGAAAAGCTCCATGAAAGGTAAGCTAATCTAACCTTCCTTTTTTGGTGTAAATGGTTGATTCAGGATAGGATTGAATGAAATTAAATGAAGAAAAGTGAAAAACTATGTATGATTGGTAACCTAGAGATTTCAGCCAGCCTAGTAGTAAGTA harbors:
- the LOC110638052 gene encoding ferric reduction oxidase 2-like isoform X2, producing the protein MDSVVVKKSPPSHKGIKMLRAAIRLLLILVLVVYLMLWFIMPTNKYRLSNIRKKFNSSYFGKQCATLLVYFFPILFVAVLGCVYLHLGRRSNHCNFESNSRKHLLATWKNPMVVKGPLGIVSGIELAFLIMFVALLIWSLSTYLRNSFATITPQLTAESGERQWEAKMERAALSLGLVGNICLTFLFFPVARGSSVLPLFGLTSEGSIKYHIWLGHMVMAFFTAHGLCYIIYWAATNQISEMLKWAKAEISNVAGELSLLAGLGLWTTTFTRIRRKMFELFFYTHHLYILFMIFFLLHVSISFSCIMLPGFYLFLVDRFLRFLQSRQRVRVISTRILPCETLEINFSKSPGLSYNPTSVLFINVPSISKLQWHPFTITSNSNLEPGMLSVVIKSEGSWSKKLYQMLSSPSSIDHLEVSVEGPYGPSSTDFLRHDTLVMVSGGSGITPFISVIRELIFASTTYKCKTPQVILICSFKNSSDLTRLDLLLPISGTPSTISSIQLKIEAYVTREKEPSINNLKLLRTIWFKTHPTDAPVSAILGPKSWLWLGAIISSSFIIFLIIIGLITRYYIFPIDHNTWKVFSYSFRSFLNMLVICICIAMTASAAVFWNKKKNVREANQIQNIEGSTPSRSPGSRLYDAERELESLPHQSLVQATNVHYGERPDLKRILFDCKGSSIGVLVCGPKQMRQETAAICSSGLADNLHFESISFSW
- the LOC110638052 gene encoding ferric reduction oxidase 2-like isoform X1 — protein: MDSGSACNKESTDMVRTGMKIILMVVLVGYVMLWIVMPTNTYQQKWRPNMQIHINSTFFGLQGATLLVYFFPILFVAVLGCVYLHLGRRSNHCNFESNSRKHLLATWKNPMVVKGPLGIVSGIELAFLIMFVALLIWSLSTYLRNSFATITPQLTAESGERQWEAKMERAALSLGLVGNICLTFLFFPVARGSSVLPLFGLTSEGSIKYHIWLGHMVMAFFTAHGLCYIIYWAATNQISEMLKWAKAEISNVAGELSLLAGLGLWTTTFTRIRRKMFELFFYTHHLYILFMIFFLLHVSISFSCIMLPGFYLFLVDRFLRFLQSRQRVRVISTRILPCETLEINFSKSPGLSYNPTSVLFINVPSISKLQWHPFTITSNSNLEPGMLSVVIKSEGSWSKKLYQMLSSPSSIDHLEVSVEGPYGPSSTDFLRHDTLVMVSGGSGITPFISVIRELIFASTTYKCKTPQVILICSFKNSSDLTRLDLLLPISGTPSTISSIQLKIEAYVTREKEPSINNLKLLRTIWFKTHPTDAPVSAILGPKSWLWLGAIISSSFIIFLIIIGLITRYYIFPIDHNTWKVFSYSFRSFLNMLVICICIAMTASAAVFWNKKKNVREANQIQNIEGSTPSRSPGSRLYDAERELESLPHQSLVQATNVHYGERPDLKRILFDCKGSSIGVLVCGPKQMRQETAAICSSGLADNLHFESISFSW